The Myxococcales bacterium genome window below encodes:
- a CDS encoding beta-ketoacyl-[acyl-carrier-protein] synthase II, with the protein MTRAVVVTGVGTWSPLGRTWAETRAALARGATAVAPVTAWDATGFPCQVAAAIALGDGADEDRRRPLALAALAEAWGAGRVDVAPARLGVFLGAESGRASFATVLALARAAGGGTRFDAAAFAEAARPFAARLDARAISPAAIAAAIALEVGAAGPVATVSLACASGAAAIVDAVRAIRAGACDVAICGGVGADVEPLMLAGFGLLGALSARGVSCPFDARRDGFVVGEGAALLVLAAADVAGGRGEVEVAGVGRSLDGYRLTAPEPDGDGAARAIAAALTDAGGPAIDYVQAHGTSTPLNDPAEIVALGRALGDGFARAYVSSVKGAVGHWVAGAGAIGALCAIEAVASGTIMPTAGLATPDASCGARHVLGAAVTAPVRAALVNAFAFGGANASLVVRRREGA; encoded by the coding sequence GTGACCCGGGCGGTGGTGGTGACCGGGGTCGGGACGTGGTCGCCGCTGGGGCGCACGTGGGCCGAGACCCGGGCGGCGCTGGCGCGGGGCGCGACCGCGGTGGCGCCGGTGACCGCGTGGGACGCGACCGGGTTCCCGTGCCAGGTCGCGGCGGCGATCGCGCTCGGCGACGGCGCCGACGAGGATCGCCGGCGGCCGCTGGCGCTCGCGGCGCTGGCCGAGGCCTGGGGTGCGGGCCGGGTCGACGTCGCGCCGGCGCGGCTGGGCGTGTTCCTCGGCGCCGAGTCGGGCCGGGCCAGCTTCGCGACCGTGCTGGCGCTGGCGCGCGCGGCCGGCGGCGGGACCCGCTTCGACGCCGCGGCGTTCGCCGAGGCGGCGCGGCCGTTCGCGGCGCGGCTCGACGCGCGGGCGATCTCGCCGGCCGCGATCGCCGCGGCGATCGCGCTCGAGGTCGGCGCCGCCGGGCCGGTCGCGACGGTGTCGCTGGCGTGCGCGTCGGGCGCGGCGGCGATCGTCGACGCGGTCCGCGCGATCCGCGCCGGCGCGTGCGACGTGGCGATCTGCGGCGGGGTCGGCGCCGACGTCGAGCCGCTGATGCTGGCGGGCTTCGGGCTGCTGGGCGCGCTGTCGGCGCGCGGCGTGTCGTGCCCGTTCGACGCGCGCCGCGACGGCTTCGTCGTCGGCGAGGGCGCGGCGCTGCTGGTGCTGGCCGCGGCCGACGTGGCCGGCGGGCGCGGCGAGGTCGAGGTCGCCGGCGTCGGCCGCTCGCTCGACGGCTACCGCCTGACCGCGCCCGAGCCCGACGGCGACGGCGCCGCCCGGGCCATCGCCGCGGCGCTGACCGACGCCGGCGGCCCGGCGATCGACTACGTGCAGGCCCACGGCACGTCGACGCCGCTCAACGACCCGGCCGAGATCGTGGCGCTCGGGCGCGCGCTCGGCGACGGCTTCGCGCGGGCCTACGTCAGCTCGGTCAAGGGCGCGGTCGGCCACTGGGTCGCCGGCGCCGGCGCGATCGGCGCGCTGTGCGCGATCGAGGCCGTCGCCTCGGGCACGATCATGCCGACCGCCGGGCTGGCCACGCCCGACGCCAGCTGCGGGGCGCGCCACGTGCTGGGCGCGGCGGTGACCGCGCCGGTCCGCGCGGCCCTGGTCAACGCGTTCGCGTTCGGCGGCGCCAACGCCAGCCTGGTGGTGCGGCGTCGGGAGGGCGCGTGA
- a CDS encoding 3-hydroxyacyl-[acyl-carrier-protein] dehydratase FabZ: MRYVMLDRITELVPGEVARGLKCASLSDDVFADHFPGYPVLPGALVVEALAQLGGVLLEATLRGRGRHDLHALLTMIDRTKFRRVVRPGDRLELEARVETATEDGGRIKGWARLDGALAAEAELGFAFAVVTNPILIARRREHLNVWLHGSVTEPT; the protein is encoded by the coding sequence ATGCGCTACGTGATGCTCGATCGGATCACCGAGCTCGTCCCGGGCGAGGTCGCGCGCGGGCTCAAGTGCGCGTCGCTGTCGGACGACGTGTTCGCCGATCACTTCCCGGGCTACCCGGTGCTGCCGGGCGCGCTGGTCGTCGAGGCCCTGGCCCAGCTCGGCGGGGTGCTGCTCGAGGCGACGCTGCGCGGCCGCGGCCGGCACGATCTGCACGCGCTCCTGACGATGATCGATCGCACCAAGTTCCGCCGGGTGGTGCGGCCGGGCGACCGGCTCGAGCTCGAGGCCCGGGTCGAGACCGCGACCGAGGACGGCGGCCGCATCAAGGGCTGGGCCCGGCTCGACGGCGCGCTCGCGGCCGAGGCCGAGCTCGGGTTCGCGTTCGCAGTCGTGACCAACCCGATCCTGATCGCGCGCCGGCGCGAGCACCTGAACGTGTGGCTGCACGGATCGGTGACGGAGCCGACGTGA